Proteins from a genomic interval of Euleptes europaea isolate rEulEur1 chromosome 18, rEulEur1.hap1, whole genome shotgun sequence:
- the LOC130489370 gene encoding germ cell-specific gene 1-like protein, with the protein MIKLSRKGRSMLSLGLNSLALCFSVSAFCTSYWCEGTHKVVKPPCLSAVKKGNCVPINSNETMDGNVTMDPHVVQYIWETGEDKYAFRYFHTGFWLSCEEHHGEEKCRSFIELPPESEKGVLWLSVASEFLYIILLSVGFLLMCLDAIYYANFIDGLKINAFAAVITVLSGLLGMVAHMMYMTVFQVAVNLGPKDWRPQTWYYGWSFGMAWLSFTLCMSSSVLTLNTYTKTILEFKYRRRIFEKHTASAGSGGGPGSPTLAPDLERFLWDKYIFSVSDSLDFSPSPPGPMAPSAGRKSYVGGYAGLAGGRSGDAGDEDDGEPC; encoded by the exons ATGATTAAACTGAGCCGAAAGGGCCGCTCGATGCTCTCCTTGGGCCTCAATTCTCTCGCTCTCTGCTTTTCGGTGTCTGCCTTCTGCACCAGCTACTGGTGCGAGGGGACCCACAAGGTGGTGAAGCCCCCCTGCCTCTCGGCAGTCAAGAAAGGGAACTGCGTCCCCATCAACAGCAATGAGACGATGGATGGAAACGTGACCATGGACCCGCACGTAGTCCAGTACATCTGGGAGACGGGAGAAGACAAGTACGCTTTTCGATATTTCCACACGGGCTTCTGGCTGTCCTGTGAGGAACATCATGGAG AAGAGAAGTGCCGGAGCTTCATAGAGCTGCCCCCAGAGTCAGAAAAAG GTGTACTGTGGCTGTCGGTTGCCTCGGAATTCCTCTATATCATCCTGCTGAGCGTGGGGTTCTTGCTGATGTGCTTAGATGCCATTTACTACGCCAACTTCATTGACGGACTCAAGATCAACGCTTTTGCTGCCGTGATCACTGTTCTTTCAG GGCTCCTGGGCATGGTTGCCCATATGATGTACATGACCGTCTTTCAGGTGGCGGTGAACCTGGGACCGAAAGACTGGAGGCCCCAGACGTGGTATTACGGGTGGTCATTTGG GATGGCCTGGCTCTCCTTCACGCTCTGCATGTCTTCCTCTGTGCTGACCCTCAACACCTACACTAAGACCATCCTGGAGTTCAAGTACCGCCGGCGGATTTTCGAGAAGCACACCGCGTCGGCGGGGAGCGGTGGAGGCCCTGGCTCGCCCACCCTAGCGCCCGACCTCGAACGTTTCCTGTGGGACAAATATATCTTCAGCGTTAGTGACTCTCTGGACTTCTCCCCCAGCCCGCCAGGCCCGATGGCTCCCAGTGCGGGACGCAAATCCTACGTGGGGGGCTATGCCGGGCTGGCAGGGGGGCGCAGTGGGGATGCCGGGGATGAGGACGATGGCGAGCCGTGCTAG